The Streptomyces sp. NBC_01317 genomic interval GAGGCGGACGGTCGCGTTCTGCTCGACGTACGACACCCGGGGGTCGGCGGCCAGCTTCCGCGCGGCGGCCGTGGACATCGTCGTGGAGAAGCCCTTGAGGGCGGTGCGGTAGACGTGCTGCGGGGTGGCGCCCAGATCGGCGGCGCTGGTGGAACCGTCCTTGAGGATGACGATCCAGCTGTTCTCGACGGCCGTACCGGCGGCGGCGAGACGAACCTCGCCGGTGGGCGCGCTCTGCGCGGTGGGGGCCGCGGCGAACTGGAGCCCGGCGGCGAGGGCGATCACGGGGATCAGCGCGCCGAGGCGGCGGACAGAAGATGCCATTGTCGTGCACCTGACCTTTCGTTGTCCGGATTGCGGGCAAGTACGGGGTGCGGGGTGCGGTACGCACGCGGTGCGCGGTGCGTGGCGTGCGAGGTGGGGATGGGCGTCAGCGTCTCGTGTGGCCTGGGGGCGCACAAGACGCCAATATCGGCCGCTGTTTGCGCGCCACTGTGCGCGGCGCGAGTTACTGATGTCCTCAATCGCCGGACGGGCTTATTTTGGCCGCGCGCCGGACGGGCTTGATTTCGCCGCGCGCCGGCCCCCGGAGGAGAGCGCGGACTACCACGGCTGGTGTACGGCGGCCGGTCCGCGTACTACCGGAGGATGCCGCCCGGTTCAGCCCGGTGTCAGCGTCGTACGGCCCAGGGCCCGCTTAGGGTTCAGATATGGAGACCCCACCCCCACGCCGCGGGCCCCGGCCGCGTGCACGATGGCTCGCGGGCGCGGCCGCCGCTCTGGTGCTGGTCGGCGCCGGCACCTGGACCGCCGTCGCGTCCGACGACGCGCCCACCGTGCGCCGGCAGGACCGGACGATGGACATGCCCGGCGCCACGATCGACACCTCGTACTTCACCTCCGGCACCGGGCGCAGGCCCGCCGTGCTGATCGGGCACGGCTTCGGCGGCAGCAAGGACGACGTACGGGCCCAGGCGGAGAAACTCGCCCGGGACGGGTACGCCGTGCTGACCTGGTCCGCGCGCGGCTTCGGGAAGTCCACCGGCAAGATCGGGCTCAACGACCCCGACCGCGAGGTCAAGGACGTGTCCCGGATGATCGACTGGCTTGCCAAGCGGCCGGAGGTGGAACTCGACAAGGCGGGCGATCCACGGGTCGGGATCACCGGACAGTCGTACGGCGGAGCGGTCTCGCTGCTCGCCGCCGGCTACGACAAGCGGGTCGACGCGATCGCCCCTCAGATCACCTACTGGAACCTCGCCGACGCCCTCTTCCCCGACGGGGTCTTCAAAAAGCTCTGGGCCGGGATCTTCTTCTCCGTCGGCGGCGGGGGCTGCGCCACCTACGAGAAGCAGCTGTGTGACATGTACCAGCGGGTCGCGGTCTCCGGCACCCCGGACGCCGCCGCCCGCACGATGCTGGAGCAGCGCAGCCCCTCCGCCGTCGGCGACCGCATCGACGTGCCCGCGCTGATCGTCCAGGGACAGAGCGACTCGCTCTTCCCCCTCGGCCAGGCCGACGCGATGGCGAAGGCGATCAGCGCCAACGGCGCACCTGTCGACGTCGACTGGAAGCAGGGCGGCCACGACGGCGGCGACCCGGAGACCGGACGGGTGGAGAGCCGGATCACGTCGTGGTTCGACCGCTACCTCAAGGACGACAAGAACGCCGACACCGGACCCGCCTTCCGCGTCAGCCGGACCGGCGGCGTCGACTCCACCGACGGCCAGGCCCTGTTGCGCGGCGCGAACGGCGCACGCTACCCGGGCCTGGGGAGCGGCGGCACCGACGTGCCGCTGAGCGGCGGCACCAAGACCTTCGCCAACCCGCCCGGCGCCAGCCCGCCCGCCATCTCCGCCGTCCCCGGTCTCGGCGGCGGACTCTCCCAGCTGTCGTCGCTCGGGGTCGGGCTCTCCCTCGACTTCCCCGGGCAGTACGCGAGCTTCGACTCCCGGCCGCTCGCCGAGGCGCTGCGGATCACCGGCTCCCCGACCGTCCGGGTCACCGTCACCTCCGACACAGGCGACGCCGTGCTCTTCGGCAAGGTGTACGACGTCGGCCCCGACGGCAGACAGCAGGTCCTGCCCTCCCAACTCGTCGCACCGGTCAAGGTCGAGGGCGCCCGGCAGGGCAAGGCCGTCGAACTGACCATGCCCGCCGTCGACCACGAGGTGGACGCCGGTCACCGGCTCCGGGTCGTCCTCGCCGCCACCGACCTCGGCTACGCCTCCCCGGTCGTCCCCGCCACCTACCGGGTCTCCGTGGACAGCCCGCTGACCGTCCCGACCGTGCCCGGCCTCACCACCGCGGCGACCACGCTGCCCTGGTGGGTCTGGGGACTCCCGGCCATCGGCGTACTGATCGCCGCCGCCCTCCTGCTCACCGCCAGGCGC includes:
- a CDS encoding alpha/beta fold hydrolase, whose amino-acid sequence is METPPPRRGPRPRARWLAGAAAALVLVGAGTWTAVASDDAPTVRRQDRTMDMPGATIDTSYFTSGTGRRPAVLIGHGFGGSKDDVRAQAEKLARDGYAVLTWSARGFGKSTGKIGLNDPDREVKDVSRMIDWLAKRPEVELDKAGDPRVGITGQSYGGAVSLLAAGYDKRVDAIAPQITYWNLADALFPDGVFKKLWAGIFFSVGGGGCATYEKQLCDMYQRVAVSGTPDAAARTMLEQRSPSAVGDRIDVPALIVQGQSDSLFPLGQADAMAKAISANGAPVDVDWKQGGHDGGDPETGRVESRITSWFDRYLKDDKNADTGPAFRVSRTGGVDSTDGQALLRGANGARYPGLGSGGTDVPLSGGTKTFANPPGASPPAISAVPGLGGGLSQLSSLGVGLSLDFPGQYASFDSRPLAEALRITGSPTVRVTVTSDTGDAVLFGKVYDVGPDGRQQVLPSQLVAPVKVEGARQGKAVELTMPAVDHEVDAGHRLRVVLAATDLGYASPVVPATYRVSVDSPLTVPTVPGLTTAATTLPWWVWGLPAIGVLIAAALLLTARRRTHAPAPDPALAQVPLQITGLTKRYARSADRYAVRDLSFQVEKGQVLGLLGPNGAGKTTTLRMLMGLIAPDAGEIRVFGHAIRPGAPVLSRVGSFVEGAGFLPHLSGRANLELYWQATGRPGEDSHIEEALKIAGLGDALARAVRTYSQGMRQRLAIAQAMLGMPDLLILDEPTNGLDPPQIREMRDVMIRYAAGGRTVIVSSHLLSEVEQSCTHLVVMHQGRLIQAGPVAEITGSGDTLLVTTAEPVSEPVLEKIAALAGVGSTVRTDDGLLVALGGTLSTGALITELVRLDVPLTGVGPHRRLEDAFLTLISGGSA